In bacterium, the following proteins share a genomic window:
- a CDS encoding serine hydrolase yields MQQRWFSPTIRNRSLKISHFGIWRSGARVLLMVSATLALVAEAHADCPGPWPQPDWTAATPAQMGLDESKLEQARDYALGAGGGSGIIVRSGRSVMNWGSQSTRYDLKSTTKSIGITALGLAVGDGLVAIDDAAQPHYSDFGIPPASNAVTGWLDDITLRHLATHSAGFPEDGGFYSLAAGPGLEFRYTNGGANWLADVLTVKFGQDLWPLLADRIFVPLGITMNDLRWRDNWYRPSPLEGVARRELGSGIRADVDAMARIGHLYLRGGCWDDQQLLPEAFIDEVRVADPSLASVSLYDPVNYPDANNHYGLLWWNNADGTLPGVPLDAYW; encoded by the coding sequence ATGCAGCAGCGATGGTTTTCTCCGACCATCCGGAACCGATCGCTGAAGATCTCCCACTTCGGAATCTGGCGAAGTGGCGCCCGGGTGCTCCTGATGGTCTCGGCAACTCTCGCTCTCGTGGCCGAAGCCCACGCTGATTGCCCCGGGCCCTGGCCCCAGCCGGACTGGACTGCGGCCACCCCCGCGCAGATGGGCCTCGACGAGTCGAAGCTCGAGCAGGCTCGCGACTATGCACTCGGAGCCGGCGGAGGCTCGGGAATCATCGTGCGCAGCGGTCGCAGCGTCATGAACTGGGGAAGCCAATCGACCCGTTACGACTTGAAGTCCACCACGAAATCGATCGGCATCACTGCGTTGGGCCTCGCCGTAGGTGATGGTCTTGTCGCGATCGACGATGCGGCGCAGCCGCACTACTCCGATTTCGGGATTCCCCCGGCGAGCAACGCGGTGACGGGCTGGCTCGATGACATCACATTGCGCCATCTCGCGACGCACTCCGCGGGATTCCCTGAGGACGGGGGCTTCTACAGCCTCGCCGCGGGGCCGGGGTTGGAGTTTCGGTATACGAACGGCGGAGCGAATTGGCTGGCGGACGTGCTCACCGTGAAATTCGGGCAGGACCTCTGGCCCTTGCTGGCAGACCGGATCTTCGTCCCACTGGGCATCACGATGAACGATCTCCGGTGGCGCGACAACTGGTATCGTCCATCCCCGCTCGAGGGTGTGGCGCGGCGGGAGTTAGGCTCGGGGATCCGGGCAGACGTGGATGCGATGGCACGCATCGGGCATCTCTACCTTCGAGGCGGGTGCTGGGACGACCAGCAATTGCTGCCCGAAGCGTTCATCGACGAGGTCCGCGTGGCAGACCCGAGCCTCGCCTCCGTGAGCCTCTACGATCCGGTGAACTATCCGGATGCGAACAACCATTACGGCCTGCTGTGGTGGAACAACGCGGATGGCACTCTGCCGGGCGTGCCCCTGGATGCCTATTGGAG